One window of Bos javanicus breed banteng chromosome 1, ARS-OSU_banteng_1.0, whole genome shotgun sequence genomic DNA carries:
- the CEP19 gene encoding centrosomal protein of 19 kDa, translated as MMCTAKKCGIRFQPPAIILIYENEIKGKSRQRIMPVRNFSKYSDCSRAAEQLKNNPRHKGYLEQVSLKQLEKLFSFLRGNLWGQSLAETMEQIQRETTIDPEEDLNKLDDKELAKRKSIMDELFEKNQKKKDDPNFVYDIEVEFPQDEQLQSCGWDTESAEEF; from the exons ATGATGTGCACTGCCAAAAAATGTGGAATTAGGTTCCAGCCTCCGGCTATTATCTTAATCTACGAGAATGAAATTAAGGGGAAAAGTCGCCAGCGCATCATGCCAGTCCGAAACTTTTCCAAGTATTCAG ATTGCAGTAGAGCTGCTGAACAATTAAAGAATAATCCACGACACAAGGGTTACCTGGAACAGGTATCCCTGAAGCAGCTAGAGAAGTTATTCAGCTTTTTACGAGGTAACTTGTGGGGGCAGAGTCTGGCAGAAACAATGGAACAGATTCAACGGGAAACAACCATTGATCCTGAGGAAGACCTGAACAAACTAGATGACAAGGAACTTGCCAAAAGGAAGAGCATCATGGATGAACTTTTTGAGAAAAATCAGAAGAAGAAGGATGATCCAAATTTTGTCTATGATATTGAAGTGGAGTTCCCACAGGATGAACAGCTACAGTCCTGTGGCTGGGACACAGAGTCAGCTGAAGAGTTCTGA
- the PIGX gene encoding phosphatidylinositol-glycan biosynthesis class X protein, protein MPGVRLGGSQDSVRGSVSDSGSTELSQSNSPGARYCACAIPCSAPNREGEGRGDEGAGRRPIAIPEHLGAGSRETAGSQEQCEPCARSSDRILSPRALLGRAFSGVLAAPAVAVRAVAWLLLWEAAGFTCSPATTFNNTHFVSGIRATCSEIILRQEVLKDGFHRDLLTKVKFGESIEDLQTCRLLIKQYIPTGLFVDPYELASLRERNITEAVMVLENFNIEAPNYLSKESEVLIYARQDSQCIDCFQAFLPVHYRYHRPHIKDGETFIVVHNPDLLMYCDQEFPVLKCWAQSEVTAPCTLNSKDICQWNNMKYKSVYKNLTLQVPVGLTIHTSLVCSVTLLISILCSTLILVAVFKYGHFSL, encoded by the exons ATGCCGGGAGTTCGGCTAGGCGGTTCCCAGGACAGCGTGCGGGGTTCAGTGTCAGACTCGGGGTCCACGGAGCTGTCCCAGAGCAACAGCCCCGGTGCACGTTACTGCGCTTGCGCCATTCCTTGCTCCGCCCCCAACCGTGAGGGCGAGGGGCGGGGCGACGAAGGGGCTGGACGACGGCCTATCGCTATCCCGGAACATTTAGGGGCGGGGAGCCGGGAAACTGCAGGATCGCAG GAGCAGTGTGAACCTTGTGCACGTTCCTCTGATCGCATTTTATCCCCGCGTGCTCTTCTGGGGCGCGCGTTCTCCGGCGTCCTGGCTGCCCCAGCGGTGGCCGTCAGGGCAGTGGCCTGGCTCCTTCTCTGGGAGGCGGCTGGGTTCACCTGCTCGCCAGCCACAACGTTCAACAACACCCACTTCGTCTCCG GCATAAGGGCCACTTGTTCTGAAATTATTTTGAGACAAGAAGTTTTGAAAGATGGTTTCCACAG AGACCTGTTAACAAAAGTGAAATTTGGAGAAAGCATTGAGGACTTACAGACCTGCCGACTCTTAATTAAACAGTACATCCCAACAGGACTTTTTGTGGATCCGTATGAGTTGGCTTCATTACGAGAGAGAAACATAACAGAG GCAGTGATggttttggaaaattttaatataGAGGCTCCCAACTATTTGTCCAAGGAATCTGAAGTTCTCATTTATGCTAGACAAGATTCACAGTGCATTGATTGTTTCCAAGCTTTTTTGCCTGTGCACTATCGCTATCATCGGCCACAtattaaagatggagaaactttTATTGTGGTCCATAACCCTGATTTATTGATGTATTGTGACCAAG AGTTTCCAGTCTTGAAATGCTGGGCTCAGTCAGAGGTGACAGCTCCTTGTACTTTGAACAGTAAGGATATCTGCCAATGGaacaatatgaaatataaatca GTATACAAGAATTTGACTCTACAAGTTCCAGTGGGGCTGACCATACATACCTCCTTAGTGTGTTCTGTGACTCTGCTCATTTCCATCCTGTGTTCTACTTTGATCCTTGTGGCTGTTTTCAAATATGGCCATTTTTCCCTATGA